The Flavobacterium psychrophilum genome includes a region encoding these proteins:
- a CDS encoding recombinase RecJ — protein MRWTLTPKPDPLKVKHLSEALNVDAVVATLLVQRGIETYEEARTFFRPKLEDLHDPYLMKDMDKAVARIEAAIAAVENILVFGDYDVDGTTAVSLVSSYLRSYYPNVATYIPDRYKEGYGVSNAGIDFADDNGFTLIIALDCGIKSIDKVEYAKEKGIDFIICDHHRPGDVLPDAVAVLDPKRADCSYPYDELCGCGVGFKLIQALGVNKGETINHFVPYLDLVATAIAADIVPITGENRVLAKFGLDVINTFPRPGIKALIQNVKKQTLTISDVVFIVAPRINAAGRIKHGNHAVELLTEFSLEEAEGFASQIEGLNADRKDLDKQITIEALQQIEHNSDQDRFTTVVYQEDWHKGVIGIVASRLIETYYRPTLVFTKSGDKLAASARSVKDFDVYNALEACAEHIEQFGGHMYAAGLTLKEEQYPLFRQKFEEVVQQTIHPDLLTPEISIDAEIDFDDITPKFHRLLKQFEPFGPGNMSPVFMTRNIKDTGYGKAIGSDETHLRLFVRQGETGGYAAIGFGLAKKKDLACDGEYFDAAYSIDENEWNGQVSLQLRLRDIRCEE, from the coding sequence ATGCGCTGGACCCTTACACCAAAACCCGACCCTCTTAAAGTAAAACATCTTTCCGAAGCCCTTAATGTAGATGCTGTTGTAGCAACATTATTAGTGCAGCGCGGTATTGAGACGTACGAGGAGGCTCGAACATTTTTCCGCCCAAAACTGGAAGACCTGCATGATCCCTATCTGATGAAAGATATGGACAAGGCGGTGGCGCGCATTGAAGCCGCTATTGCAGCCGTAGAAAACATATTGGTGTTTGGTGACTATGATGTGGATGGTACAACAGCTGTTTCTTTGGTGTCTTCATATTTGCGATCGTATTACCCTAATGTAGCCACTTATATTCCTGACAGGTATAAAGAGGGCTATGGCGTGTCGAATGCCGGAATTGATTTTGCAGACGATAATGGGTTTACCCTCATCATTGCATTAGATTGTGGTATTAAATCAATTGATAAAGTTGAATATGCCAAAGAAAAAGGCATCGATTTTATTATTTGCGATCACCACCGCCCGGGAGATGTATTGCCTGATGCCGTTGCAGTACTCGACCCAAAACGTGCTGATTGTTCCTATCCATATGATGAACTCTGCGGATGCGGTGTTGGCTTTAAACTGATTCAGGCACTCGGAGTAAACAAGGGTGAGACTATAAATCATTTTGTTCCGTATCTTGATCTGGTGGCAACAGCAATTGCGGCAGATATTGTCCCCATTACAGGAGAAAATAGAGTACTAGCCAAATTCGGACTGGATGTTATCAATACATTTCCAAGGCCGGGTATAAAAGCGCTTATTCAGAATGTAAAGAAGCAAACCCTTACCATAAGCGATGTAGTGTTTATTGTAGCACCACGCATTAATGCCGCCGGACGTATTAAACACGGTAACCATGCGGTAGAGTTGCTTACGGAATTCAGCCTAGAAGAAGCCGAAGGTTTTGCTTCGCAGATTGAAGGGCTTAATGCTGACCGTAAAGACCTGGACAAACAAATTACTATCGAAGCTTTACAACAAATAGAGCATAATAGCGATCAGGATCGTTTTACGACTGTTGTCTATCAGGAGGACTGGCACAAGGGTGTAATTGGTATTGTGGCATCGCGGCTCATAGAAACCTACTACAGGCCAACATTGGTGTTTACTAAAAGTGGCGATAAATTGGCGGCATCGGCGCGGTCAGTGAAAGATTTTGATGTGTATAATGCACTTGAGGCGTGTGCTGAGCATATCGAACAATTCGGGGGGCACATGTATGCTGCCGGATTGACGCTTAAAGAAGAACAGTATCCTTTATTCAGACAAAAATTTGAAGAGGTAGTACAGCAAACCATACACCCTGATTTGCTGACACCCGAAATTTCAATTGATGCAGAAATTGATTTTGATGACATCACACCGAAATTTCATCGCCTGTTAAAACAGTTCGAACCTTTTGGTCCGGGAAATATGTCGCCCGTGTTCATGACACGTAACATTAAAGATACCGGTTATGGCAAAGCAATAGGGTCTGATGAAACGCACTTACGATTGTTTGTCAGGCAGGGAGAAACCGGTGGTTATGCAGCCATTGGTTTTGGATTGGCTAAGAAAAAAGATCTTGCCTGTGATGGAGAATATTTCGATGCTGCTTACTCTATAGATGAAAACGAGTGGAACGGTCAGGTAAGTTTGCAGTTGAGGTTAAGGGATATCCGCTGTGAAGAATAA
- a CDS encoding mechanosensitive ion channel protein MscL — translation MGLMKEFKEFALKGNVLDLAVGVVIGAAFSAIVKSLVEDIITPLILTPLLERAGLEDIKELTWGAGVKYGNFISNIISFLIVAFALFLIIKLVNSARKKEVAAPAAPPAPSNEEKLLMEIRDALKANNGPRV, via the coding sequence ATGGGATTAATGAAAGAATTTAAAGAGTTTGCCCTTAAAGGCAATGTACTGGACCTTGCAGTCGGTGTTGTTATTGGTGCTGCTTTTAGCGCTATTGTAAAATCGTTAGTGGAAGACATAATTACACCACTTATATTAACGCCGCTTTTAGAAAGAGCAGGCCTTGAAGATATAAAAGAACTTACATGGGGAGCCGGGGTTAAATACGGCAACTTTATCTCTAACATAATCTCTTTCTTAATCGTAGCATTTGCATTATTCCTTATTATAAAACTGGTAAATTCTGCCCGTAAAAAAGAGGTTGCAGCACCTGCTGCGCCACCGGCACCATCTAACGAAGAGAAACTGCTTATGGAAATTCGCGATGCACTTAAAGCCAACAACGGCCCACGTGTGTAA
- a CDS encoding 16S rRNA methyltransferase: MSKLYIVPTPIGNLEDMTFRAIKVLKEVDLILAEDTRTSAKLLKHFDIGTHMHSHHMHNEHKTVEGIIGRLNAGETIALISDAGTPAISDPGFLLTRACVENNIPVECLPGATAFVPALVNSGLPNDKFVFEGFLPDKKGRQTRFLALAEETRTMIFYVSPHKLVKTLAEFIQYFGESRPVSVSRELSKLHEETVRGTATEVLAHFEKKEPKGEIVVIVGGFVTEGKAAKKKYNNSEEEQSK; the protein is encoded by the coding sequence ATGTCTAAACTATATATAGTTCCTACACCTATTGGTAATTTAGAGGATATGACTTTTCGCGCCATTAAGGTGCTTAAAGAAGTAGACCTTATCCTTGCCGAAGATACCCGTACCAGCGCCAAGTTGCTTAAGCATTTTGATATTGGTACCCACATGCACAGCCATCATATGCACAACGAGCATAAAACGGTGGAAGGTATCATAGGTCGTCTTAATGCGGGTGAAACTATTGCGCTGATATCAGACGCAGGAACGCCTGCAATATCAGACCCCGGTTTTTTGTTAACCCGCGCCTGTGTAGAAAATAATATTCCGGTAGAGTGCCTGCCCGGTGCTACGGCTTTTGTGCCTGCACTGGTAAACAGCGGCCTGCCAAACGATAAGTTTGTTTTTGAAGGTTTCCTTCCCGATAAAAAAGGAAGGCAGACGCGCTTTTTAGCGCTTGCAGAAGAAACCCGGACCATGATATTCTATGTGTCACCACATAAACTGGTAAAGACATTAGCTGAATTTATACAGTATTTTGGTGAAAGCCGTCCTGTATCGGTATCCCGTGAGCTGTCTAAGCTGCATGAGGAAACCGTTCGTGGTACTGCGACTGAAGTTTTAGCGCATTTCGAAAAGAAAGAGCCTAAAGGCGAGATTGTAGTTATTGTTGGTGGATTTGTAACGGAAGGGAAAGCTGCTAAGAAGAAGTATAATAATAGCGAAGAGGAGCAGTCAAAGTAA
- a CDS encoding aspartate-semialdehyde dehydrogenase, giving the protein MRVAVVGATGMVGEVMLKVLAERNFPITELIPVASEKSVGKEIEYKGKKYKVVSLATAVSMKPQIALFSAGGDTSKQWAPKFAEAGTTVIDNSSAWRMDPTKKLVVPEINAGELTKEDKIIANPNCSTIQMVLALAPLHKKYNIERVVVSTYQSVTGTGVKAVKQLENEYAGIEGEMAYKYPIHRNAIPQIDVFEDNGYTKEEMKMTRETKKILSDDSIKVTATTVRIPTVGGHSEAVNVEFSNDFDIKEVRSILENTPGITIQDDLEAFSYPMPLYAEGKDDVFVGRIRRDESQDNTLNMWIVADNLRKGAATNAVQIAEYLVANGLV; this is encoded by the coding sequence ATGAGAGTTGCTGTTGTAGGCGCTACCGGAATGGTAGGCGAAGTAATGCTAAAAGTACTGGCAGAAAGAAATTTTCCGATAACTGAATTAATACCTGTGGCTTCTGAGAAGTCGGTTGGTAAGGAAATTGAGTATAAGGGAAAGAAGTATAAGGTGGTAAGCCTTGCTACTGCAGTGAGCATGAAGCCGCAAATAGCGCTTTTCTCTGCAGGCGGCGACACTTCTAAACAGTGGGCTCCTAAATTTGCCGAAGCCGGCACAACTGTTATTGATAACTCTTCTGCATGGAGAATGGACCCTACCAAAAAACTGGTAGTTCCTGAAATTAACGCAGGTGAGCTTACCAAAGAAGACAAGATCATAGCTAATCCTAACTGCTCTACCATACAAATGGTATTGGCACTGGCACCGCTACACAAAAAATATAATATTGAACGTGTAGTTGTTTCTACCTACCAATCGGTTACAGGAACAGGTGTTAAGGCTGTAAAACAGTTAGAGAACGAATATGCAGGCATTGAAGGCGAAATGGCATACAAATACCCTATTCACCGTAATGCTATCCCTCAGATAGACGTTTTTGAAGACAACGGCTACACCAAAGAGGAAATGAAAATGACGCGCGAAACTAAAAAAATCCTTAGCGACGATTCTATAAAAGTAACAGCTACTACTGTACGTATACCAACTGTAGGCGGACACAGTGAAGCAGTTAACGTAGAATTCTCTAACGATTTTGATATAAAAGAAGTACGTTCTATCCTTGAGAACACACCGGGCATCACAATTCAGGACGACCTTGAGGCCTTCTCTTACCCTATGCCACTTTATGCTGAAGGTAAAGACGATGTTTTTGTTGGACGTATCCGTCGTGATGAAAGCCAGGACAACACCCTTAACATGTGGATTGTTGCCGATAACCTTCGTAAAGGTGCTGCTACAAACGCGGTACAAATTGCTGAGTATTTGGTGGCGAATGGATTAGTATAA
- a CDS encoding DoxX protein, which translates to MDSKFTQIVRIALGLILIVFGANKIYPFIPLPQPPAEAASFLTSLANTGYILTLVALAEIIIGLLLLFRVWTPFALLLLIPISLNILLFHLFLDIPAIGTALLVVILNGILLYKNRQKYRPLFIS; encoded by the coding sequence ATGGATTCTAAATTTACTCAAATTGTACGGATAGCCCTCGGCCTTATCCTGATCGTATTCGGTGCTAACAAAATCTATCCTTTTATTCCATTACCACAACCACCGGCCGAAGCCGCTTCTTTTTTAACTTCTCTCGCAAATACCGGTTATATACTTACACTGGTAGCACTAGCGGAAATCATCATCGGATTGCTTTTATTATTCAGGGTCTGGACACCATTTGCACTACTGCTTCTTATACCTATTTCACTTAATATATTACTGTTTCACCTGTTCCTGGATATCCCTGCAATAGGCACAGCATTGCTTGTAGTTATATTAAACGGAATTTTATTATACAAGAACAGGCAGAAATACAGGCCGCTATTTATATCATAA
- a CDS encoding type 1 periplasmic binding fold superfamily protein: MKNLRISALAVLTALTFTSCSDDDNTAAIVNEEEVITTITATLTPTDGGTPIVLKSQDLDGDGPNTPVVTVSGNFAAGKVYNGAVTFLNELESPADNITAEVEEEGHEHQIFFQSSTNLGSFVYADQDVNGKPIGLRFTYTASATPVTGNLTLTLRHEPNKDGQGVSGGNIANAGGGTDAEVTFSVSVQ; the protein is encoded by the coding sequence ATGAAAAACCTAAGAATTTCAGCATTAGCAGTGCTAACAGCATTAACTTTTACTTCTTGTAGCGACGACGACAACACTGCTGCTATTGTAAACGAAGAAGAGGTGATTACTACAATAACGGCTACCCTTACCCCAACTGATGGTGGTACACCTATTGTACTAAAATCTCAGGATTTAGACGGCGACGGTCCAAATACCCCTGTAGTTACCGTATCGGGTAATTTTGCAGCAGGTAAAGTTTATAACGGTGCTGTTACTTTTTTAAACGAGCTTGAAAGCCCTGCAGACAATATTACTGCCGAAGTTGAAGAGGAAGGCCATGAGCACCAGATATTCTTCCAGTCGTCAACAAACCTTGGTTCTTTTGTTTATGCAGACCAGGACGTCAACGGAAAGCCAATCGGACTTAGGTTTACCTACACAGCATCTGCAACTCCTGTAACAGGCAACCTTACTTTAACGCTTAGACACGAGCCTAACAAAGATGGCCAAGGCGTTTCTGGCGGAAACATTGCTAATGCAGGCGGCGGTACAGATGCAGAAGTTACTTTCAGCGTAAGCGTACAATAA
- a CDS encoding alanine racemase: MQDIIPALHSRFDGIRPDGLIDNVSIDSRSLQNNSGTLFFALSGQNRDGHQYINELINKGVLNFVVTHIPVDTRGKANFYVVENTLDALQDFAIYYRQLFSFPVIAVTGSNGKTIVKEWLNYLLSPDYTIIRSPRSYNSQVGVALSVIGINQKHNLGIFEAGISLPGEMEKLEPIIRPDIGVLTNIGTAHDEGFSSREEKIKEKLKLFSRIKTLIYRKDDAVSTLLNPNIKTFTWDYSEGADVTIGKSQSLGKTTLTVNHNATSFEAEIPFTDDASVENAVNSMMVLLNLDYSHEVIKERLAGLYPVELRLQVKNGINGCTLIDDSFSADYQSLKIALDFLEQHKTHKKKTVILSDVFQSGFETEELYAKVAKLLSGHNISQVIGIGETISRELADFPNFFPYNTTQEFLTHYKAGSFENETVLIKGARSFRFDEIVVFLEEKTHETVLEINLNAIVHNLNFYKSRLKPETKIMVMVKAFGYGSGSYEIAKALSHQKVDYLGVAFADEGIALRNAGITTPIIVMNPERSAFAAMAAYNLEPEIYSAKELRTFIAVAQQKNLSNYPIHIKLDTGMHRLGFMENQLDELIDLLRNNNLVSVKSIFSHLSSSDVPEYRDFTLGQINNFERWSAKLISELEIDPIRHILNTSGIYNFPEAQYNMVRLGIGLYGVGNDKTESKQLETVGTLKTVILQIKDIEPGESIGYSRRFIATENIRIATLPIGYADGIPRAWGNQKGYVSINGKKAQITGTISMDMMMVNVTGIDCKEGDRAVIFGKSPSVVEIAEVLGTIPYEILTSISQRVKRVFYKE, from the coding sequence ATCCAGGATATAATCCCCGCGCTGCATTCCCGGTTTGATGGGATACGGCCCGACGGTCTGATTGATAATGTTTCAATCGACAGCCGTTCGCTGCAAAACAACAGCGGCACTTTGTTTTTTGCCCTTAGCGGACAAAACCGCGACGGTCATCAATATATAAATGAACTTATAAATAAGGGTGTACTCAATTTTGTGGTGACACACATACCTGTGGATACTAGAGGCAAAGCCAACTTTTATGTTGTTGAGAATACGCTCGATGCCCTTCAGGATTTTGCGATATACTACAGGCAATTGTTCAGCTTTCCTGTTATTGCCGTTACCGGAAGCAACGGGAAGACGATTGTAAAAGAATGGCTGAACTATTTGCTAAGTCCGGATTACACTATCATCAGGAGTCCGCGCAGCTATAACTCTCAGGTAGGCGTTGCGCTTTCTGTCATTGGCATTAACCAAAAACATAACCTGGGTATTTTTGAAGCCGGTATTTCCTTACCCGGCGAAATGGAAAAACTGGAACCGATCATCCGTCCAGATATTGGAGTGTTGACGAACATTGGTACCGCACACGACGAAGGCTTCAGCAGCCGTGAAGAGAAGATCAAAGAAAAATTAAAGTTGTTCAGCAGAATAAAAACGCTCATCTATCGAAAAGACGATGCAGTTTCTACATTGCTAAACCCAAACATAAAAACTTTTACCTGGGATTATTCTGAAGGTGCAGATGTGACCATCGGCAAAAGCCAGAGTTTAGGAAAGACAACACTCACTGTTAATCACAATGCTACCAGCTTTGAAGCTGAGATTCCGTTTACAGATGATGCTTCGGTAGAAAATGCCGTTAATAGCATGATGGTATTACTAAACCTTGACTACAGCCATGAAGTAATCAAAGAACGCCTTGCCGGTCTATACCCTGTAGAGCTTCGCCTTCAGGTAAAGAATGGGATCAACGGCTGCACTCTTATAGATGACAGTTTCAGTGCCGACTATCAGTCCCTTAAAATTGCGCTCGACTTTTTAGAGCAGCATAAAACGCACAAAAAAAAGACGGTTATACTATCTGATGTTTTTCAAAGCGGATTTGAAACCGAAGAGCTTTACGCCAAAGTTGCCAAACTGCTTTCGGGACACAATATTAGCCAGGTTATAGGTATTGGAGAAACCATAAGCCGTGAACTCGCCGACTTTCCCAATTTCTTTCCATATAACACAACACAGGAGTTTCTTACGCATTATAAAGCGGGTTCGTTTGAAAATGAAACGGTACTGATAAAAGGCGCACGAAGTTTCCGTTTTGATGAGATAGTAGTGTTTCTTGAAGAAAAGACACACGAGACGGTTTTAGAGATAAACCTGAACGCGATTGTACATAACCTGAACTTTTATAAAAGCCGCCTGAAACCCGAAACCAAGATTATGGTAATGGTTAAGGCATTTGGATACGGCAGTGGCAGCTATGAAATTGCAAAAGCCCTTTCGCACCAAAAGGTAGATTATTTGGGTGTGGCATTCGCCGATGAAGGCATTGCCCTTCGTAATGCAGGCATAACTACTCCGATTATTGTAATGAATCCGGAACGTAGTGCGTTTGCCGCAATGGCTGCGTATAATTTAGAACCCGAGATCTATTCGGCAAAAGAATTACGGACGTTTATTGCAGTGGCACAACAAAAGAATCTTTCTAACTACCCTATCCATATTAAACTCGACACGGGTATGCACCGGTTAGGGTTTATGGAAAATCAACTGGATGAACTGATCGACCTGCTGCGTAACAATAACCTGGTATCGGTAAAGAGTATTTTTTCGCACTTATCGTCCAGCGATGTTCCCGAGTATCGTGATTTTACTTTAGGACAGATCAATAACTTCGAACGCTGGTCGGCGAAACTGATAAGCGAACTGGAAATTGACCCTATCCGTCATATATTAAATACGTCGGGCATTTACAATTTCCCCGAAGCACAATACAATATGGTACGCCTGGGTATAGGGTTGTACGGCGTAGGCAATGACAAAACCGAAAGCAAACAACTGGAAACAGTAGGCACGCTTAAAACCGTTATCCTTCAGATAAAAGACATTGAACCCGGAGAAAGCATCGGCTATAGCCGCAGATTTATCGCTACCGAAAATATTCGCATTGCTACGCTGCCTATTGGTTATGCCGATGGTATTCCAAGGGCGTGGGGTAACCAGAAAGGCTATGTAAGCATTAACGGTAAAAAGGCACAAATTACCGGAACCATATCTATGGATATGATGATGGTAAACGTTACCGGCATAGATTGTAAGGAAGGCGACAGGGCAGTGATATTTGGCAAAAGCCCTTCTGTTGTTGAGATAGCGGAGGTGCTGGGCACAATTCCGTACGAGATTTTAACGAGCATTTCACAACGGGTTAAGAGAGTTTTCTACAAAGAATAG
- a CDS encoding thymidine kinase produces MFLENTVNHKEQFGWIEVICGSMFSGKTEELIRRLNRAKFARQKVEIFKPAIETRYHEEMVVSHDANQIRSTPVTSSAMMKLLAQGCDVVGIDEAQFFDDEIVTVCNDLANSGIRVIVAGLDMDFKGNPFGPMPALMATAEYVTKVHAVCTRTGNLANYSFRKANNDNLVLLGETEEYEPLSRAAYYAAMRNSTASKGNEDKAESL; encoded by the coding sequence ATGTTTCTTGAAAATACAGTAAATCATAAAGAACAATTCGGGTGGATAGAGGTTATCTGCGGGTCGATGTTTTCGGGAAAGACCGAAGAACTGATACGCAGGCTGAACAGGGCAAAATTTGCCCGTCAGAAAGTAGAAATATTTAAACCTGCCATAGAAACCCGCTACCACGAAGAAATGGTGGTATCTCACGATGCCAACCAGATACGTTCTACACCTGTTACTTCATCGGCCATGATGAAGCTTTTGGCACAGGGTTGCGATGTAGTAGGGATAGACGAAGCCCAGTTTTTTGATGATGAGATTGTAACGGTTTGTAACGACCTTGCCAACAGCGGCATACGTGTTATTGTTGCCGGACTGGATATGGACTTTAAAGGAAATCCTTTCGGCCCCATGCCTGCGCTTATGGCTACTGCCGAATATGTTACCAAAGTACACGCCGTTTGTACCCGCACCGGCAACCTTGCCAACTATAGCTTCCGTAAAGCCAATAATGACAATCTCGTATTGCTGGGCGAAACCGAAGAATACGAACCTTTAAGCAGGGCGGCTTATTATGCGGCGATGAGAAACTCAACAGCCTCTAAAGGAAATGAGGATAAGGCTGAATCTTTGTGA